Below is a genomic region from candidate division KSB1 bacterium.
ATCGTTGTAGCCGTCATAACCGTCGATCTGAAGATAGCCGCGGAAATTTTTGAGCAGCTCATTGGGCCCGGCACGATCGCGGCCGGGACGATAATCAAAGAGCACCAGCCTGGCGAGGGGATCGTAATAAACCCAGAGATAACCCAAATGTGTTTTGCCGGCCTTGGTGCGATCCAAAACCGGAATCGGCGTTTCATCCGCCATGAGATAAGAAGACTGCTGGATCAGCCGGCGCTGAGTGTCATACAAAGGCACAAACCATTGGCAACTGCCCGCAACCCAACCATCCATGGTGGCGCCGGAAATCTCAACACCCTGACGGCGAAATTGCTGGCGCTGGCGATAGAGCGGCAGATGATCGACGAACTTGTTGATGAGGATGTGCGCCAACAGCCCCGGGCCGGCAATGCCTTTTTCAATCGGACGGCTGGGCAGCTTGGCAACGACGATCCCGTCACCTTCGGGGCGGGCGTATTTGGGGCGGATATAACGCTTGACGTAAAGCTCGCCCGGTTTATACTCCAGCTCTTCGGTGATCTCTTCGCCGATCTTTTTGAGCGTGCGGGTGTCTTCCGGCGGGGCGATGACGATTTCTTCGCGGCGGAGATGAGCGGGCAAAGGATTGCGGCTGGGGAGTTTGACCGGGGAAGTTTTCTTCTGGCGGCGTGTGTAGGTGATGGTCGTGGTGGCAACCGGAGCAGCCGGCTGGCGATCGTCATGCAGCGCGATCTCGAGCTGCTGATCGTTGGCAGCAGGAATGAAGCGCTCGCGCTTTTGGCCGAAGAGCAGGCGCTTGAGTTGTGCGAGCTCCTCTTTTACACGTTGATATTCAATAAAAAGCTCTTCGTATGTGAGTGTGCGCGCGGTTTCTGTCATGCTCAAATATAAGCACAAAGTGTGCGAAAACCTCGAACTTTTTTCATGCCAAACTTTTTTTTCGGAGAAAAAAATAAAAATTACTGCTCAAGCGAGGGCTGGCCACGCTGATAACGGCGACGGCGTTTGACCGAAGCAAGATCGATGCCTTCCAGGATCAACATCAACTCGTCGTAGCGCAGCTCCAGAGAGGTGTGGCTGGCGAAATTGTCGGGCAGTTGAAAGGTGCCCTGCTCCAGGCGTTTGTAGAAGAGCCAGAAGCCGGTGCGATCCCACAGGAGAAGCTTCATGCGATCGCGCCGGCGGTTGAGAAAGATATAGACTTCCCCGCTCATGGGGTCACGCGCCAAAATGGAAGTGACGATCCCGGACAAGCCGTCGAAGCTCTTGCGCATATCGGTGGCTTGGGAATAGAGATAAAATCTCAGGCCGGGAGAGAGTGCGATCATGGCTCTACTCCGGCGGCGCACAACAGGCGGGTGAGCAATTGCACAGCGATGTCGCCCGAGAAATGGACCAACACGCCGTTGGGAAACTCCAGGGTGCAGGACGCGGCGCGGTGGGCGGTCGGCTCAAGCTGGAGCGGAACGAAGCCGGGGGCGGCAGGGCGCAAATTGGGGGCCTGGCTTTCAGCGGCGCGGTACTTTCGCAGCCAGGTGAGAAACGTGGGGTAAGCCAGTTTTTCCCGCTGGCAGAATTGCTTCTGAGTCAGACCGCTGGCGAGATACTTTTTGATGAGGGCAAGACGCGCCGCGGGACACACCCGCCGTCTGCGAGACCACATGGGACTCCTCCTGGTGAATTTTGCGCAAAGATACGCAGCGATTCACCAAGAGGAAAGATGCGGTTCACCGAGGGGATACTGCAAAACGAATGGTTTTCGGAAGACAAACAATGAGGCACCGAAAATGACAAGGCCATCCCGGCGGGATGGCCTTGGGTCGCGCGGGGCTTTGCCCATCGCAACAGGAACACCACTGTTCTCACCCGTCCGGTCACGCGCTATGCCCTCTGCGCGCGGCAACAGCGGAGAGAGAAACAACTCAGAAGCGATACGACATGCGGCCGTAATAGTAGCGGCCGTTAAAACCGAAGGGGGAAATACTGTTGTAAATCAGGATGCCATTGAAGTTGTTGGCCGGGATGTTTTGCTCGGGGTACACGTCAAAGACATTGTTGGCGCCGACTCCGACGGTGAATTTTCCCCAGAAATTGTAGGAGACCTCGGCATCGGTGATCCACTTGGCATCAAATGTCTGGTCGTTCGCGGGGTTGACATTGCGCGAGGTGACTTCACCGAAGCGGATGGTGCGCGCCATCACGCCCAGGCTGCCCAGGCTGTAGTTCGCCATCAAATTGATGTTGTCCTTGGGCTGGCCTTCTTCGATGCGGCCACGCTCCACCCGGCCGAACAGGGTTTCTTCGAAGCCTTGCAGTTGTGGCGGAGTGGGTGCCACGCGGGTGACTTCGGTTTCATTCTTGTTGAAGGCGCCGGTCAACCGCAGGGTGCTGCGGCCGAACTGAAAGGCATAACGCACGATGACATCGACGCCCTGGGTTCTGGTATCGATGGCGTTGGTGAAGAAGCGGCCGCCGCTGGCACCGAATGGCCGCAGCAGATCAGCGATGCGTGTGCCGGTGAAATTCTCCGAGAACACGATGCGATCATCGATGGTGATGCGGTAAAAATCCGCGGTGACGGAAAGGTTCGTAATCGGATCCAGCGTGAAGCCGGCGCTTATGTTCACCGACTTCTCCGGTTTCAGCGGTTCGGCACCCAGCGCCTTGGCTTGCGGGCTTTCCACCGGGAAGGTCTTCACTTCAAACGGCACACCGTTGATGAAGTTGGTGGCGGTGGAGGAGAAATACGACTGGCCGAGCGAAGGCGCGCGGAAACCGGTACTCACCGCGCCGCGCAGGGCAAAGTTTTCCACCGGCTCGAAACGCAGCGCCAGCTTGCCGTTGGTGGTCGAGCCGAAATCGCTGTAATTCTCATAGCGAGCGGCGGCGCTGAGCGTCACCCGGGCAGAGGGGCTGTGCTCGGCATCGAGATAAACCGCCACGTTGTTACGCGATTTATTGGTGGCATCGGAAGGCCGGAAACCGGGGAAGACCTGCGCACCAACGGCCGCGAGTCTGCCGGCATTGGGGCCGTCCAAAATCGGCACCTTGCCGTCGATATAGGAGGCCTCCTCTCCGGCCTCGATTTGGTAGTTGTCGTAGCGGAATTCCGCGCCCATCGCCAAATTGATGGGAGCGCTCCATCCCACGTCGAGCTGGCGGGAGAGATCCAGTGTGCTCGTGCTTTGCTGAAAGATGAGCGTGCCGGCATAGAATTCCGTGGGACTGGCTGTTCCCATCGAGACATTGTTGCTGTTTTTCACTTCGAAGCGGAAGGAGTTGCGCCCAAACACGGTGGCCAAATCCCACAGCCAGCCGCCCATCGTGCCGCGCAGCCCCGCGCTCAGCGAGGCATCGTACACGGTGGAGTGAATTTCCGGCAGAAAACCATTGGGGTGAATGGCACGCACGGTACGGTCATCCAGGGCGCGACGATAGAAGCCGGTGGCCTCACCGCGGCGGCGCGAAAAACCGCCGAAGGAATAGAAGGTCACTTTGGGTGAAAGCGGCAGCGAAGCATTCATGAACAGCAGCCCGTCGCGCGTATCAGCATCGCCGTGGCGATGATTGATGCGGTTGGTGAGTGTGGGATCGTTGTTGCGCGGATCGCCGCTGAAATATTGCTGCCGCCTGTCCGGCTGCGAACGATTGGTGAGGCCGTGATCACGGAATTCCCCGCTGAGATGCAGAAAACCACTGCTGCCGAGCTGAAAACCATAGTTGGCCCCGGCTTGCACCGTCTCGCCATCGTTCTCACTCGTCTGTCCCACCGTGCTGGCAAAGCTCGCCTGCTGGTCGGATTTGAGGATGATGTTGATCACTCCGGCAATGGCATCGGAGCCATATTGCGCCGCCGCGCCGTCGCGCAAAACTTCGATGCGCTCAATCGCACCGGCGGGGATCGCGTTGAGATCCGTGCTGGTGGTGCCGCGCCCGATGGTGCCATTGACATGGACCAGGGCGGTGGTGTGCCGCCGCTTGCCGTTGACCAGCACCAGAACCTGATCGGGTCCCAAACCGCGCAAGGTGGCGGGCCGGACGTGATCCGTGCCGTCCGCGATCGAGGGCCGCGGGAAGTTGAAGGACGGCACCAGCATCTGAATGATCTGGCTGGTTTCGGTCAAACCTGTTTGCCGAATTTCCGTGGCGGTCAGCACGTCAATCGGCACCGGCGATTCCACCACCGTGCGGTCGGCCTGCCGCGTACCGGTCACCACCACCTCACCCAGGCCGATCAGGTTCTCCTGCAAGGCCAGGTTTTTGGTGACCGTCTCACCTGCTGCCACAGTCACTTTTTCGCGCAGGCGGTTGTAGCCGATGAAACTCACTTGCAATTCATAACTGCCGGGAGTAATCCTGATGCGAAAGGTGCCGTCCGGCCGGGTGGTGGCACCCAATTGCGTACCCAGCACAACCACGTTGGCACCGGGCAGGGGTTGTCCACTGCGGGCATCGGTGATCGTGCCCATGATCGTGCCCGCCTCCTGGGCTGCCAGAGGGGACGAAAGCAGTGCCAGCACACTCAACAACACCAAAATTATTCCGGTCCACTTCCGCCGGGGTGACACACGCCTCAGCCAGGTGTTGCCATAACGTCGATTCATACGACCTCCCTTCCATGAATGGATCCAGTGAATTGAGGATGTTTGTGGCCGTACGAGGAACTTTGGGTGGGCAGCAATCAGCAAAAATGACCGGAAATTGTCAAGAGGATTTTACATCGCGATGGCAAGCGGGGTGGCAGGCGGGAAATGCGGTGGCAGCATTCCGGCTGGTGGCAGGCGCTATTACCCCTGCCAGGGCTGCGCCACCCGTCGATTGGCGGGGCTCAGCCTGTTGGTGATCTATTTTGATCAATACCCGTCAATCACCGTGCGGCGCAAGGCAATCACAACAGTTACGGCTCCGGCATTTTGTCGAAAAACATTGTGTCGTGCATGTCCGCGCAAGATCGCAGCACGAGAACGAAAACATGCGCATCCATGATTCGCAACCGTGTCTGAAAATGCCGGTGATGGCGCGCCTGCTTTGCAGCCGGGGCGCGGCCGGCAAAGTGGGCGGTCATGGGCACGGTTCCGACCCGGGCGATGCGATTCATGCTCTCATTCACCGGAGAAGGGTCGGAAACAAAACCGTCGGGTGCACGGCAGCATTCAAAAGTGATAAACGATCGTCCATGCCGTTTCCTGTTGGGGCGGCACGGTGCGCTGGTAAAATGGTTCGAAGGAGAATGTCCGCTCATTCGCCCACAGGGCGAGATCAGAAAGCGGGAAATTGCCGGTCACGCGCAGCTCACCACACAAATCATGTGCCTGGCGCGCGTTGAGTGGTTTGCCGTTGAGGGTTTCGAATTTTACATAGCAGCCTTCCGGCCAGTTGTATTCGGGATTCATCACAATGAAGCCGTCCGCCTCCAGGCGGAAACCGGGATTCTCCGGCAAAGTTGTGAGCCCGGCAAGCTGGCAGCAGCGTCCGGCGTCCACCAATGGGAAAAAGGGATGGGCAAACCAGCGAAACGGCAGTGGTGTATTGCCGGTGTTGTACAGCAGCGTGCTGGAGCTGAGGCTCTTGTTCTCGAGCCGGACCTCCCGCACCAGGCGAAACGACCACTGTTTGAAGGTCTGCACCGTGGTCATGCGCAGGCTGGTGCCGGTTTGCTCGACCTGCCAATCCGCATACGCGACGGTTTGAGCATTGGTGAAAAGATGATAAGGGAGCTCCGGCCTGATTTTGTCAACCAGGCCGACACCAATAATGAGTTTGCGGTCCTCCAGCTCGCGTTCTTCATTGTAAAGGGTGAATTGAAACACCTCCGGCAGGCCCTGGCCGCCGGTGCCAGTGGGCGCAGGTGAAGGATACTCGGGACCACTGAGTAATGGCCGCCCCCGGTGATCTTTGACTTGAAAGACATAACCGCCCACGCAATAGCGCGGGCCCAGGCGTGCCCGGTCGGCAACCGGGTCGAGGAGATCGACAGTAAGCTGTGCGTTGTGAAGCTGGTACATGCGAGAATTACCCTGTTTGTTTTTTGTCAGATTGCTCCGGCGTGGCCGCGCACCGCAAAACGGCGCCGGTGCGGGGAGTGTGCTGCTTCCGGCGTCACGGCTGACAGGTTCGAGCGCAAGGCAGCGGTGACAGCCGCGGGCTTTGATTGGGGTGCTTCAATACGGCGCCAGCTCATAGGCGCGGTCGTAAGCCGCTTCGATCACCGCCGGGTCCGTGTCATTCTGAAACATGTGGGAGCCGGAGAAGATGAAACCGCCATCGTCTTTGAGCATGGCGAAAACGCGCTGCACCTCGCAGCGGATCTCTTCGACATTCATCACGGGCAGCGCGGTGATCGTATCCAGTCCGCCCATGAGGCAGACCTTTTTTCCGAAAAAATCACGCACGTGCCGGGGTGACATGCCGGCCGACTCCTGCACAGGATGCAGGCCGGACACCCCGAGCGCAAGGATGCCGTCCAAAATTTGCGTGACATCGCCGTCACTGTGCAACAGCACCGGCACCTGAAAATCCCGCGCACGCTCCACGATGAGTTTCGTTGCCGGATAAACCATGTCCCACCACATGGCTGGACTGAAGAGCATGGTTCTTTGCTGGCCCCAATCATCGGAGAGCTCGATGACATCCACGCCCGCCTTGATCGCGGTTTCCACACAGTCGGCCGTCCAGGCCGCCAGCTTGAAGAAAAGACGCTTCGACTTTTCCGGCTCCAGCGCCATGTTCAACAGGGCTTGTTCCGTGCCGGGCAATCCGTCCCGTTCGAACAGGAATTGCGACAGCTCGAACACGCCCCAGGCGTGACAGAAAACAGCGAGCTGCTGTTCATGAGCCGCGAGCGCCTGCTGCACGGTGACTGCGAGGATTTCGTCACAGGGCGTGCTGAGAATGGCAGGCGACTGCGGGTCATCCGGCTCAAGCTCCAGATAACGGTCGAGGTCCATGATTTCGGCATGGCGCGCCGGGCCGCCAAACGGGAAGCGCGGCAGCACGCCGGTGGCGATATCGATATGATAACGCTCCATGAAGGCCGCCAGACTGCCGTGACGGCTGCGCATGCGCATCTGGACTTCCGGATTCCAGCCGGCAAAGACATTCAAGGGCACGCGATCGGGCTTTTCGCCGGCGAACACGGCGCGGATGCGTTCACGGGAAGTCATTTTCATCCTCCGGTTCGTGCGAGCAATGCTTTGACACACTCGACGGCGGTGACTGCATCCCGGGCGTAGCCGTCGGCGCCGATCTCGTCGGCGAAGCGCTGGGAAACCGGGGCGCCACCGATCACAATCTTCACCTTGGTGCGCAATTGTGCGGCGGCGACGGCCGCGATGGTTTTCTTCATCTGCAGCATGGTGGTGGTGAGCATGGCGGACATGCCGACCACTCCGGGTGAATGGGTTTGAATCGCGTCCACGAATTTTTCCGGCGGGGTGTTCACGCCCAGATCGACAACCTCAAAGCCGGCACCGCGCAGCATGATGCCGACCAGGTTTTTGCCGATGTCGTGCATGTCACCCTTCACTGTGCCGAGCACAACCCGGCCGAGCGGTGCAACGCCGCTGCGAAGCAGATGCGGCTGGAGGATTGCCATGGCCGCCTTCATCACGCTGGCGGATTGCAACACCTCGGGCAGATACATCTCGTTGCGGCGCATTTTCTCACCCACCAGCGCCATACCGGCAATCAGACCTTCATTCAGGATGATTTGCGGGGAGACGCCCTGCGCCAGCAACTTTTTGGTCAGTTCGCACACCGGCGTGACGCTGCCTTCCTGCAGCAGCACGACGATTTTTGCGAGATCACTGGTTGCCTCCATAACACGGAACTCCTGAACAATTCAAAACCGGGGCATGGCACCGCCTTCCGGGATTTTATTGCGGGCGGGCGGGGTAGTGGCCGCGCCGGTCAAACATAGCGACCGTAAGTTTTGGCGACTTCGACGAGTGCGAACAGGTTCTCATCGGGCGTGTCACGCCCGCATTGATCGCCGGTGGCGAGAATGTAACCGCCGCCGGCTGCGGCAGCATCGATGCACGCCCGGGCCTCGCGCTCGACCTCGGCCACCGTGCCGTGGTGCATGGTTTCAAAGGTGTTGACATTTCCCTTCAAACAAAGCTTGTCGCCGAATTTTCTTTTCGCTTCGGCAAGATCGACATCGCCGCCCGGCGGCCGTTCCAGCGGCTCCATGACGTTGACGTCGGTTTCGTGATAATTGATTTCGATGATCAGCCGCGAGCGTCCGCAGGTGTGCTGGTGGCAGATGACGCCCGCCTGCCGGCATTTGCCGGCGATGCGCTGAATGACGGGCAAATCATACTGGCGATAGATCGCCGGGGAGCTGAGGCTGAGCGACGAGGAGGAGCCGTTGATCAAAATCTCATCGGGCCGGCCGGGCAGCACGCGATCGAGCATGCGATCGACAAAATCGCAGTAATACTCGTGCACCTGGCGCATCAGGTCCGGCTGTTCATAAAAATCGCGCAACGCCTGCAGCGCACCGCCCTCCCGCACCCACACCCAGAATCCCATGAAAGTTTCCAGACCGGGGCCATGGATGCCC
It encodes:
- a CDS encoding TonB-dependent receptor → MNRRYGNTWLRRVSPRRKWTGIILVLLSVLALLSSPLAAQEAGTIMGTITDARSGQPLPGANVVVLGTQLGATTRPDGTFRIRITPGSYELQVSFIGYNRLREKVTVAAGETVTKNLALQENLIGLGEVVVTGTRQADRTVVESPVPIDVLTATEIRQTGLTETSQIIQMLVPSFNFPRPSIADGTDHVRPATLRGLGPDQVLVLVNGKRRHTTALVHVNGTIGRGTTSTDLNAIPAGAIERIEVLRDGAAAQYGSDAIAGVINIILKSDQQASFASTVGQTSENDGETVQAGANYGFQLGSSGFLHLSGEFRDHGLTNRSQPDRRQQYFSGDPRNNDPTLTNRINHRHGDADTRDGLLFMNASLPLSPKVTFYSFGGFSRRRGEATGFYRRALDDRTVRAIHPNGFLPEIHSTVYDASLSAGLRGTMGGWLWDLATVFGRNSFRFEVKNSNNVSMGTASPTEFYAGTLIFQQSTSTLDLSRQLDVGWSAPINLAMGAEFRYDNYQIEAGEEASYIDGKVPILDGPNAGRLAAVGAQVFPGFRPSDATNKSRNNVAVYLDAEHSPSARVTLSAAARYENYSDFGSTTNGKLALRFEPVENFALRGAVSTGFRAPSLGQSYFSSTATNFINGVPFEVKTFPVESPQAKALGAEPLKPEKSVNISAGFTLDPITNLSVTADFYRITIDDRIVFSENFTGTRIADLLRPFGASGGRFFTNAIDTRTQGVDVIVRYAFQFGRSTLRLTGAFNKNETEVTRVAPTPPQLQGFEETLFGRVERGRIEEGQPKDNINLMANYSLGSLGVMARTIRFGEVTSRNVNPANDQTFDAKWITDAEVSYNFWGKFTVGVGANNVFDVYPEQNIPANNFNGILIYNSISPFGFNGRYYYGRMSYRF
- a CDS encoding uroporphyrinogen decarboxylase family protein; protein product: MTSRERIRAVFAGEKPDRVPLNVFAGWNPEVQMRMRSRHGSLAAFMERYHIDIATGVLPRFPFGGPARHAEIMDLDRYLELEPDDPQSPAILSTPCDEILAVTVQQALAAHEQQLAVFCHAWGVFELSQFLFERDGLPGTEQALLNMALEPEKSKRLFFKLAAWTADCVETAIKAGVDVIELSDDWGQQRTMLFSPAMWWDMVYPATKLIVERARDFQVPVLLHSDGDVTQILDGILALGVSGLHPVQESAGMSPRHVRDFFGKKVCLMGGLDTITALPVMNVEEIRCEVQRVFAMLKDDGGFIFSGSHMFQNDTDPAVIEAAYDRAYELAPY
- a CDS encoding corrinoid protein, translating into MEATSDLAKIVVLLQEGSVTPVCELTKKLLAQGVSPQIILNEGLIAGMALVGEKMRRNEMYLPEVLQSASVMKAAMAILQPHLLRSGVAPLGRVVLGTVKGDMHDIGKNLVGIMLRGAGFEVVDLGVNTPPEKFVDAIQTHSPGVVGMSAMLTTTMLQMKKTIAAVAAAQLRTKVKIVIGGAPVSQRFADEIGADGYARDAVTAVECVKALLARTGG
- the tnpB gene encoding IS66 family insertion sequence element accessory protein TnpB (TnpB, as the term is used for proteins encoded by IS66 family insertion elements, is considered an accessory protein, since TnpC, encoded by a neighboring gene, is a DDE family transposase.) — its product is MIALSPGLRFYLYSQATDMRKSFDGLSGIVTSILARDPMSGEVYIFLNRRRDRMKLLLWDRTGFWLFYKRLEQGTFQLPDNFASHTSLELRYDELMLILEGIDLASVKRRRRYQRGQPSLEQ
- a CDS encoding transposase, yielding MWSRRRRVCPAARLALIKKYLASGLTQKQFCQREKLAYPTFLTWLRKYRAAESQAPNLRPAAPGFVPLQLEPTAHRAASCTLEFPNGVLVHFSGDIAVQLLTRLLCAAGVEP
- a CDS encoding IS66 family transposase yields the protein MTETARTLTYEELFIEYQRVKEELAQLKRLLFGQKRERFIPAANDQQLEIALHDDRQPAAPVATTTITYTRRQKKTSPVKLPSRNPLPAHLRREEIVIAPPEDTRTLKKIGEEITEELEYKPGELYVKRYIRPKYARPEGDGIVVAKLPSRPIEKGIAGPGLLAHILINKFVDHLPLYRQRQQFRRQGVEISGATMDGWVAGSCQWFVPLYDTQRRLIQQSSYLMADETPIPVLDRTKAGKTHLGYLWVYYDPLARLVLFDYRPGRDRAGPNELLKNFRGYLQIDGYDGYND